A region of Anguilla anguilla isolate fAngAng1 chromosome 18, fAngAng1.pri, whole genome shotgun sequence DNA encodes the following proteins:
- the si:dkey-187a12.4 gene encoding uncharacterized protein si:dkey-187a12.4, producing MAQNNGNSSHWSIQRRVEGLVNKHMADMAVETLQHRLNAVSEEINHLAEEAARRAEDVPRCAEDVPRRADVTFEVESQSDIHHSGGVGEKLIPAAASSETAAQRRIISLLLEIKEEQQKQWAVLKELQDRMQGPVCEEEFEALDIDLPLRTMEQLDETERHLEDAGAQKKMVSHLSRMGGATVDDAVRRLMQAVLSFGVGSKLNWVGRGQKRGFRNTRLQGVLFRALKRTPVGKEATHHQFADVVKKWLRFAPFRQGGSGRRQHYKPSVEFMCPQ from the exons ATGGCCCAAAACAATGGAAATAGTTCTCATTGGTCAATACAGCGACGTGTGGAAGGTTTGGTGAACAAACACATGGCAGACATGGCAGTAGAAACACTGCAACATAGGCTTAATGCTGTATCAGAAGAAATTAACCATCTGGCAGAAGAGGCCGCGAGACGCGCTGAAGATGTCCCGAGATGTGCAGAGGATGTCCCAAGGCGTGCGGATGTCACTTTTGAAGTGGAATCACAGTCAGACATACACCACTCCGGAGGTGTTGGGGAAAAGTTAATACCAGCAGCCGCCTCTTCag AGACAGCAGCGCAGAGGAGAATCATTTCGCTTCTGCTGGAGATTAAGGAAGAACAGCAGAAACAGTGGGCAGTTTTAAAGGAGCTGCAAGACAGAATGCAGGGTCCAGTGTGTGAGGAGGAGTTTGAAGCACTTGACATTGACCTACCCCTGAGGACCATGGAGCAGCTGGATGAAACAGAGAGACATTTGGAGGATGCTGGAGCACAGAAGAAGATG GTGTCACATTTATCACGCATGGGTGGCGCCACGGTGGACGATGCTGTGCGTCGGCTGATGCAGGCCGTGCTGTCCTTCGGAGTCGGCTCCAAACTGAACTGGGTCGGGCGAGGCCAGAAAAGGGGTTTTCGTAACACCAGGCTCCAGGGAGTCCTTTTCC gtgCCCTAAAGAGAACTCCAGTCGGAAAGGAGGCGACACACCACCAGTTTGCAGACGTAGTTAAAAAATGGCTGCGATTTGCCCCGTTCAGGCAAGGGGGGAGTGGTCGACGGCAACATTACAAACCTTCGGTTGAATTCATGTGCCCTCAGTGA